From the genome of Halorussus sp. MSC15.2, one region includes:
- a CDS encoding carbohydrate ABC transporter permease, whose translation MATTEEEAPDSRRSGPYVAAVRWMENLSDTQFAYLLLTPVLLLLGLIAFWPLLSTFRMSLYSDNLVGSAPLGEFVGLQNYVALLTGERNALLVRPFFDLSTPFRSALTVTLIFTVVSVFFETIVGFAQALVLDQDFRGRRWVRVAIIIPWAVPIVIQGMIFFLMFQPGIGFLVGTPENPAFLNRLGILGFTPLSTPSESVLILIVADVWKTSAFMALIILAGLQSVDRSLYDVGRVAGASKYQQFKMITLPLVLPSVLVAMLFRTIGAMRIYGLIETVVGCNTVPSLSCLVVTTFRGSRMYGTSAAVAFITAALIGLVVSVYIVKYADTETGG comes from the coding sequence ATGGCAACAACCGAAGAGGAGGCCCCGGACTCCCGGCGGTCGGGACCGTACGTCGCGGCAGTGCGCTGGATGGAGAACCTGAGCGACACGCAGTTCGCGTACCTGTTGCTGACGCCGGTACTGCTGTTGCTCGGACTCATCGCGTTCTGGCCGTTACTGAGCACGTTCCGGATGTCGCTGTACTCCGACAACCTCGTCGGGAGCGCTCCGCTCGGCGAGTTCGTCGGTCTGCAGAACTACGTCGCGCTGTTGACGGGCGAACGCAACGCGTTGCTGGTCCGGCCGTTCTTCGACCTCTCGACGCCGTTCAGGAGCGCACTCACCGTGACGCTCATCTTCACGGTGGTGAGCGTCTTCTTCGAGACAATCGTGGGGTTCGCACAGGCGCTCGTCCTCGACCAAGACTTCCGCGGGCGACGGTGGGTCCGGGTCGCCATCATCATCCCGTGGGCGGTGCCCATCGTGATTCAGGGGATGATTTTCTTCCTGATGTTCCAGCCCGGAATCGGGTTCCTCGTCGGCACGCCGGAGAACCCGGCGTTCCTCAATCGACTCGGAATCCTCGGGTTCACGCCGCTATCGACCCCGTCGGAGTCGGTGCTGATACTCATCGTCGCCGACGTGTGGAAGACTTCGGCGTTCATGGCGCTCATCATCCTCGCGGGACTCCAGAGCGTGGACCGGAGCCTCTACGACGTGGGGAGAGTCGCCGGGGCCTCGAAGTACCAGCAGTTCAAGATGATAACCCTGCCGCTGGTCCTGCCGTCGGTGCTGGTGGCGATGCTGTTTCGGACCATCGGCGCGATGCGAATCTACGGTCTCATCGAGACGGTCGTGGGATGTAACACGGTGCCGTCACTGTCCTGTCTAGTGGTCACGACCTTCCGCGGGTCGCGGATGTACGGAACGTCGGCGGCGGTGGCGTTCATCACGGCGGCACTCATCGGTCTCGTGGTCTCGGTGTACATCGTCAAGTACGCGGACACGGAGACGGGAGGATAA
- a CDS encoding carbohydrate ABC transporter permease, whose amino-acid sequence MATETDSSRGAFSRWVNSAIQNPQKVYRAMFYVAMLFFLFTTLFPFYWLLVLALTPNEAITSFGFPPVPHGFNPEAFVTVFTKVPFHIYMFNSFVLGIATTVVVLILASLAGYVFGRLEFPGKGPLMLLILAVSYFPPAAFIIPLFRLFTGNVSVLGVSSPSLFNTPFAMILPFSALFMPLSIFILSTFYGQIPDGLEDAARIEGTTRLGALFRVIMPLSAPGVATAGVLTFISVYNEFFFSFLMTSGEARSWAPIVWGILSYQGQYTQLYNLMAAASIVGVLPVAILVVVAQEKIVSGLTAGALKE is encoded by the coding sequence ATGGCTACGGAAACTGATTCGAGTCGAGGCGCGTTCTCGCGGTGGGTGAACTCGGCGATACAGAACCCTCAGAAGGTGTACAGGGCGATGTTCTACGTCGCCATGCTGTTCTTCCTGTTCACGACGCTGTTCCCGTTCTACTGGCTGCTGGTGCTGGCGCTCACGCCGAACGAGGCCATCACCAGTTTCGGCTTCCCGCCGGTGCCCCACGGGTTCAATCCGGAGGCGTTCGTGACGGTGTTCACGAAGGTGCCGTTCCACATCTACATGTTCAACAGCTTCGTGCTCGGCATCGCCACGACGGTCGTCGTGCTGATACTGGCGAGTCTCGCTGGCTACGTGTTCGGCAGGCTCGAATTCCCCGGAAAGGGACCGCTGATGCTGCTGATACTGGCGGTGTCGTACTTTCCGCCGGCGGCGTTCATCATCCCGCTGTTCCGACTGTTCACCGGCAACGTCTCGGTGCTGGGCGTGTCGAGTCCCAGCCTGTTCAACACGCCGTTCGCCATGATACTGCCGTTCAGCGCGCTGTTCATGCCGCTGTCTATCTTCATCCTCTCGACGTTCTACGGCCAGATTCCGGACGGACTGGAGGACGCTGCTCGAATCGAGGGGACGACGCGCCTCGGCGCGCTGTTCCGGGTCATCATGCCGCTGTCGGCACCGGGCGTAGCGACGGCCGGCGTGCTGACGTTCATCTCGGTGTACAACGAGTTCTTCTTCTCGTTCCTGATGACCTCGGGGGAGGCGCGCAGTTGGGCACCCATCGTGTGGGGTATCCTGAGCTATCAGGGCCAGTACACCCAACTGTACAACCTCATGGCGGCCGCGAGCATCGTCGGGGTCCTGCCCGTCGCCATCCTCGTGGTCGTGGCACAGGAGAAGATAGTCAGCGGACTCACCGCGGGAGCGCTCAAGGAGTGA
- a CDS encoding ABC transporter ATP-binding protein codes for MGKVILDGVTKRYADVTAVDDMNLEIEDGEFVTLVGPSGCGKSTTLETIAGLTLPSEGTITIADRDVTNLPPKDRGIAMVFQNIALFPHMDVYDNISFGLRLRDYPKDEIERRVERATDIVQLEGMLERMPDELSGGQRQRVAIARAIVREPEVFLMDEPLANLDAKLRVHMRTELQRLHKELDTTIIYVTHDQAEAMTMSDRIAVIDGGQLQQIAPPLVCYNEPANLFVAGFIGSPSMNFVEGEVTATGLTTPNFDVDFDPGQLPGVAEGDHLTLGVRPEDVYLDHTGGSISNPTQPIPAKTDVLEPMGDEIFVYLLTGGAADTSMEGDPAAAENQLLMSIDPSSDIEPEEDVEVVLDRERVHLFDTESGDAISHTLDFAAVEPGTRETEREAEGDD; via the coding sequence ATGGGTAAAGTCATCTTAGACGGCGTCACGAAACGCTACGCGGACGTAACGGCGGTGGACGACATGAACCTCGAAATCGAGGACGGCGAGTTCGTCACGCTCGTCGGCCCCTCGGGGTGCGGGAAGTCCACGACGCTGGAGACCATCGCGGGGTTGACTCTCCCCAGCGAGGGGACCATCACCATCGCCGACCGGGACGTCACGAACCTGCCGCCGAAGGACCGGGGCATCGCGATGGTGTTCCAGAACATCGCGCTGTTCCCGCACATGGACGTGTACGACAACATCAGCTTCGGCCTGCGTCTGCGCGACTACCCGAAGGACGAAATCGAGCGCCGCGTCGAGCGCGCGACCGACATCGTCCAGTTGGAGGGGATGCTCGAACGGATGCCCGACGAACTCTCGGGCGGACAGCGCCAGCGCGTCGCCATCGCCCGCGCCATCGTGCGCGAACCCGAGGTGTTCCTGATGGACGAACCGCTGGCGAACCTCGACGCGAAACTCCGGGTCCACATGCGGACCGAACTCCAGCGCCTCCACAAGGAACTGGACACCACCATCATCTACGTCACCCACGACCAAGCCGAGGCGATGACGATGTCCGACCGCATCGCGGTCATCGACGGGGGTCAACTCCAGCAGATTGCGCCCCCGCTGGTCTGTTACAACGAACCCGCGAACCTCTTCGTCGCGGGGTTCATCGGGTCGCCCTCGATGAACTTCGTCGAGGGCGAGGTCACCGCCACCGGTCTCACGACGCCCAACTTCGACGTGGACTTCGACCCCGGACAGTTGCCGGGGGTCGCGGAGGGCGACCACCTCACGCTGGGGGTCCGGCCCGAGGACGTCTACCTCGACCACACCGGCGGGAGCATCAGCAACCCGACCCAACCCATTCCGGCGAAGACCGACGTGTTAGAGCCGATGGGCGACGAGATATTCGTCTACCTGTTGACCGGCGGGGCGGCCGACACGAGTATGGAGGGCGACCCCGCCGCGGCAGAGAACCAACTCCTGATGAGCATCGACCCCTCCTCGGACATCGAACCGGAGGAGGACGTCGAGGTGGTTCTGGACCGCGAACGCGTCCACCTCTTCGACACCGAGTCGGGCGACGCCATCAGCCACACCCTCGACTTCGCGGCGGTCGAACCGGGCACGCGAGAGACCGAGCGGGAAGCGGAGGGCGACGACTGA
- a CDS encoding Gfo/Idh/MocA family protein yields the protein MSRTNEPVRVGFVGLGNIGHYHADRLLDLGGIEIVGGVDINPDARARFAEKYGVESFENYEDLYGTEVDAVIVTTPNKFHEEYAVAALQSGLDVLLEKPLAHSLESAERIAEAARNAEGFCMVGFHNRFRNPVEVVKSYQQEGRFGRTRHVEANFIRRRGIPGRGSWFTNREIAGGGALIDIGVHAIDLALHFHDFPTVQEVSGTIRSQFGSRDDYAYLEMWGEDTNSGEFSVDDSVSAFVRCEGGKTFSLEVAWAANRSPNEEFVVRGTEAGANFDKADDSLTIYESGRQGTDHFSDSEIQTRHEDPHKAEQRVFFEAVRDGVAPTRNTVEQALEVQRVIDGIYRSHEQQRAVQLG from the coding sequence ATGTCTAGAACGAATGAGCCGGTCCGAGTCGGTTTCGTCGGTCTCGGGAACATCGGTCACTATCACGCCGACCGTCTCCTCGACCTCGGCGGCATCGAAATCGTCGGGGGCGTGGACATCAACCCCGACGCGCGCGCCCGCTTCGCCGAGAAATACGGCGTCGAGTCCTTCGAGAACTACGAGGACCTCTACGGGACGGAGGTGGACGCCGTCATCGTCACGACGCCCAACAAGTTCCACGAGGAGTACGCGGTGGCCGCCCTCCAGTCGGGACTCGACGTGCTGCTGGAGAAACCTCTCGCACACTCGCTCGAGAGCGCCGAGCGCATCGCCGAGGCGGCGCGCAACGCCGAGGGCTTCTGCATGGTCGGGTTCCACAACCGATTCCGGAACCCGGTCGAAGTCGTCAAGTCCTACCAGCAGGAGGGTCGGTTCGGGCGGACCCGCCACGTCGAAGCCAACTTCATCCGGCGGCGCGGGATTCCCGGTCGGGGGTCGTGGTTCACCAACCGGGAGATAGCGGGCGGCGGCGCGCTCATCGACATCGGCGTCCACGCCATCGACCTCGCGCTCCACTTCCACGACTTCCCGACGGTGCAGGAAGTGTCGGGCACCATCCGGTCGCAGTTCGGGTCGCGCGACGACTACGCCTACCTCGAAATGTGGGGCGAGGACACCAACTCCGGCGAGTTCTCGGTCGACGACTCCGTCAGCGCGTTCGTCCGGTGCGAGGGCGGCAAGACCTTCTCGCTGGAGGTGGCGTGGGCCGCCAACCGCTCGCCGAACGAGGAGTTCGTCGTCCGGGGGACCGAGGCGGGCGCGAACTTCGACAAGGCCGACGACTCGCTGACCATCTACGAGTCGGGCCGACAGGGCACCGACCACTTCTCGGACTCCGAGATTCAGACCCGCCACGAGGACCCGCACAAGGCCGAACAGCGCGTCTTCTTCGAGGCGGTCCGCGACGGCGTTGCGCCGACCCGCAACACGGTCGAACAGGCGCTCGAAGTCCAGCGCGTCATCGACGGCATCTATCGGTCCCACGAGCAACAGCGCGCGGTTCAGCTCGGGTAG
- a CDS encoding PAS domain-containing protein, whose product MDSGRITPDDVLEVCDEKALVREPVTTNEIAEELDCTRRTAYNKLDELADRGDVRSKKVGSRSRVWWRPADHERASDGSVSGRPERESADDALEATPVTLEGIVSDAAERERLETELAEVFGRISDGFYALDDQWQFTHVNERAEELIDYQGEGLVGRTFWEAFEWADDSKLGEEYRTAMRTQEPTTFEFYYPEPLTAWFEVHAYPSETGLSVYFQDVTERKERERKLDESERRYRALVEHFPNGAVALVDRDLRYRTVGGTPHDVADVTADELEGQTVREVLPPTLADELAPRYETALEGESSTFEAEFEGRTFEFRVVPIRDDDGDIFAALGMSQDITERVEAERKLAESERRYRTLVEHFPNGAVALFDENLQYTVTGGEILDDIRVSADEVVGQTVSERYPEEVADQLEPRFRAALDGETSAFEFELHDRHWLAHTVPVNDGEGDASAGILIVQDITERIEREQALRKNKNQLRALVELLPVAVFVAEADGRIVEWNEAAEEIWGGEVAESESVAEYEEYDGWWADTGEPLDPEDWPLARALRGEEVTDPAVVEIEGFDGERRTVLNHGMPVRDADGEVNRAVVTLTDVTEREERKQRLQEQNERLESFASMLAHELRNPVTVGQIYSQQLAVRTDSEAAGLNTEAVEYVTEAFDRIEDIIDVMLVLTRGREAVGEQTPVDLAEVARAGWAEVDAPEATLDVALDLEMRADETYIRHLFRNLFENAVEHGGSGVTITVGELPSGFYVADDGCGIPDDDWDTVFEAGYTTAGEHGGTGLGLAFVRELAEVYDWECAVTESADGGARFEFRNVERDR is encoded by the coding sequence ATGGATTCCGGTCGGATTACGCCCGACGACGTGCTCGAAGTCTGTGACGAGAAGGCGTTGGTCCGCGAACCCGTGACGACGAACGAAATCGCGGAGGAACTGGACTGCACCCGGCGCACCGCGTACAACAAACTCGACGAGTTGGCCGACCGCGGCGACGTTCGCAGCAAGAAGGTCGGTTCGCGGAGTCGCGTGTGGTGGCGACCCGCGGACCACGAACGGGCCTCCGACGGTTCGGTCTCCGGCCGTCCTGAGCGTGAGAGCGCCGACGACGCTCTCGAAGCGACTCCCGTCACGCTGGAGGGAATCGTCTCCGACGCCGCCGAGCGCGAGCGCCTCGAAACCGAACTCGCGGAGGTCTTCGGTCGCATTTCGGACGGCTTCTACGCGCTCGACGACCAGTGGCAGTTCACTCACGTTAACGAACGCGCCGAGGAACTCATCGACTATCAGGGCGAGGGTCTCGTCGGTCGTACCTTCTGGGAGGCGTTCGAGTGGGCCGACGACTCGAAACTCGGCGAAGAGTACCGGACCGCGATGCGGACACAGGAGCCGACCACCTTCGAGTTCTACTACCCCGAACCGCTGACGGCGTGGTTCGAAGTCCACGCGTACCCCTCGGAGACCGGCCTGTCGGTGTACTTTCAGGACGTCACCGAGCGCAAGGAGCGCGAACGGAAACTCGACGAGAGCGAACGCCGCTATCGCGCCCTCGTCGAACACTTCCCGAACGGTGCGGTCGCCCTCGTGGACCGGGACCTACGCTACCGCACCGTCGGCGGTACCCCCCACGACGTCGCCGACGTCACGGCCGACGAACTGGAGGGCCAGACGGTTCGGGAGGTGCTCCCGCCGACGCTGGCCGACGAACTCGCCCCGCGGTACGAGACCGCCTTGGAGGGCGAGTCGAGTACGTTCGAGGCCGAGTTCGAGGGCCGAACCTTCGAGTTTCGTGTCGTGCCGATTCGGGACGACGACGGCGACATCTTCGCGGCGCTGGGGATGTCACAGGACATCACCGAACGCGTCGAGGCCGAGCGGAAGCTGGCGGAGTCCGAGCGCCGGTACCGGACGCTGGTCGAACACTTCCCCAACGGGGCGGTCGCGCTCTTCGACGAGAACCTCCAGTACACGGTCACCGGCGGGGAGATTCTGGACGACATCAGAGTTTCTGCCGACGAGGTCGTCGGTCAGACAGTCTCGGAACGCTATCCCGAAGAGGTCGCGGACCAACTCGAACCGCGGTTCCGGGCCGCCCTCGACGGCGAGACGAGCGCCTTCGAGTTCGAGTTACACGACCGACACTGGCTCGCACACACGGTCCCGGTCAACGACGGTGAAGGCGACGCCTCTGCGGGCATACTCATAGTGCAGGACATCACCGAACGTATCGAGCGCGAGCAGGCGCTCCGCAAGAACAAGAACCAGCTTCGGGCGCTCGTCGAACTGCTCCCGGTCGCCGTCTTCGTGGCCGAAGCGGACGGTCGCATCGTCGAGTGGAACGAGGCCGCCGAGGAAATCTGGGGTGGGGAGGTCGCCGAGTCCGAGTCGGTCGCGGAGTACGAGGAGTACGACGGGTGGTGGGCCGACACGGGCGAACCCCTCGACCCCGAGGATTGGCCGCTCGCTCGGGCGTTACGGGGTGAGGAGGTCACAGACCCCGCCGTGGTCGAAATCGAGGGGTTCGACGGGGAGCGTCGCACCGTCCTGAACCACGGCATGCCGGTCCGGGACGCGGACGGCGAGGTCAACCGCGCGGTCGTCACCCTGACCGACGTCACCGAGCGCGAGGAGCGCAAACAGCGACTGCAGGAGCAGAACGAGCGACTGGAATCGTTCGCCAGCATGCTGGCTCACGAACTTCGGAACCCGGTCACGGTCGGCCAGATATACAGTCAGCAGTTAGCGGTCCGTACGGACTCGGAGGCGGCCGGCTTGAACACGGAAGCGGTCGAGTACGTCACGGAGGCGTTCGACCGCATCGAGGACATCATCGACGTCATGCTGGTGTTGACGCGGGGCCGCGAGGCGGTCGGCGAGCAGACGCCGGTGGACCTCGCGGAAGTGGCGAGGGCGGGGTGGGCCGAGGTGGACGCCCCCGAGGCGACCCTCGACGTCGCTCTGGACCTCGAAATGCGCGCCGACGAGACGTACATCCGACACCTGTTCCGCAACCTCTTCGAGAACGCCGTCGAACACGGCGGGAGCGGCGTCACGATTACGGTCGGCGAACTCCCGTCGGGATTCTACGTGGCCGACGACGGGTGCGGTATCCCCGACGACGACTGGGACACCGTGTTCGAGGCGGGGTACACGACAGCGGGCGAACACGGCGGAACCGGGTTGGGACTGGCGTTCGTCCGGGAGTTGGCCGAGGTGTACGACTGGGAGTGCGCGGTGACCGAGAGCGCGGACGGCGGGGCGCGGTTCGAGTTCAGGAACGTCGAACGGGACCGATGA
- the cyaB gene encoding class IV adenylate cyclase — translation MYEVEVKVRTDHASVRERLVELGAEPVNEVTQEDTYYDAPHREFAETDEALRVRRETPVDAESFAELTYKGPLVETESKTRREVQTGVEDGEAAADILSALGFDPAATVRKERERFALDGFTVTLDAVAGLGEFVEVETDVSGEDSVESAREDAFDILHDLGLDPDDQIRTSYLGLLLADQSAAADADE, via the coding sequence ATGTACGAGGTCGAAGTGAAGGTCAGGACCGACCACGCCAGCGTCCGCGAGCGACTCGTCGAACTCGGGGCCGAACCGGTGAACGAAGTCACCCAAGAGGACACCTACTACGACGCGCCCCACCGCGAGTTCGCCGAGACCGACGAGGCCCTGCGCGTCCGCCGCGAGACCCCGGTGGACGCCGAATCGTTCGCGGAACTCACCTACAAAGGTCCCCTCGTCGAGACCGAGTCGAAGACGCGCCGGGAGGTCCAGACCGGCGTCGAGGACGGCGAGGCCGCCGCCGACATCCTCTCGGCGCTCGGGTTCGACCCCGCGGCGACCGTCCGGAAGGAGCGCGAGCGGTTCGCGCTCGACGGGTTCACGGTCACGCTCGACGCGGTCGCGGGACTGGGCGAGTTCGTGGAAGTCGAGACCGACGTTTCGGGCGAGGACTCCGTCGAGTCGGCCCGCGAGGACGCGTTCGACATTCTGCACGACCTCGGTCTCGACCCCGACGACCAGATTCGGACCTCCTATCTCGGTCTCCTGCTCGCCGACCAGAGTGCCGCCGCGGACGCCGACGAGTAA
- a CDS encoding methionine adenosyltransferase, with the protein MTDRNIEVEPIDRPAVEDQEIEIVERKGLGHPDSICDGIAESVSQALANAYLDRVGKVLHYNTDETQLVAGRSNPQFGGGEMIEPIYLLIVGRATTQYGDQTIPTETIALEAARDYLGENFPELEFGTDIVVDVKMGEGSGDLKEVFGEDGVTVPMANDTSFGVGHAPLTETERIVLNAERRLNGEYAEDHPALGQDVKIMGKREGDAIDITVAAAMIDRYVEDRADYDDEVESVREFVRDVAHEYTDRDVSVYVNTADGDGSDEESVYLTTTGTSAEMGDDGSVGRGNRSNGLITPNRSMSMEATSGKNPVNHIGKIYNLLGTEIAESVVAEVDGIRDLRIRLLSQIGRPIDQPHVADAEIVTEEDVALSDIESDVVDIVDRELADVTSITERVIDGELTTF; encoded by the coding sequence ATGACCGACCGGAACATCGAGGTCGAACCCATCGACCGACCCGCTGTAGAGGACCAAGAGATAGAGATTGTAGAGCGAAAGGGACTCGGACACCCCGACTCAATCTGTGACGGCATCGCCGAGAGCGTCTCGCAGGCGCTGGCGAACGCCTACCTCGACCGGGTCGGCAAAGTGCTCCACTACAACACCGACGAGACCCAACTGGTCGCCGGACGGTCGAACCCGCAGTTCGGCGGCGGCGAGATGATAGAACCCATCTACCTCCTCATCGTCGGTCGCGCGACCACGCAGTACGGCGACCAGACCATCCCGACCGAGACCATCGCGCTGGAGGCCGCCCGCGACTACCTCGGCGAGAACTTCCCCGAACTCGAGTTCGGCACGGACATCGTCGTGGACGTGAAGATGGGCGAGGGGAGCGGAGACCTCAAGGAGGTCTTCGGCGAGGACGGCGTGACCGTCCCGATGGCGAACGACACGAGTTTCGGCGTGGGCCACGCGCCCCTGACCGAGACCGAGCGAATCGTACTGAACGCGGAGCGACGTCTCAACGGCGAGTACGCCGAGGACCACCCCGCGCTGGGACAGGACGTGAAGATAATGGGCAAGCGCGAGGGCGACGCCATCGACATCACGGTCGCGGCCGCGATGATAGACCGCTACGTTGAGGACCGCGCCGACTACGACGACGAGGTCGAGAGCGTCCGGGAGTTCGTCCGCGACGTGGCCCACGAGTACACCGACCGCGACGTGAGCGTCTACGTCAACACCGCCGACGGCGACGGGTCCGACGAGGAGAGCGTCTACCTCACGACCACCGGCACCAGCGCCGAGATGGGCGACGACGGGTCGGTCGGGCGCGGCAACCGCTCGAACGGTCTCATCACGCCCAACCGCTCGATGTCGATGGAGGCGACCTCCGGCAAGAACCCGGTCAACCACATCGGGAAGATATACAACCTGCTCGGGACCGAAATCGCCGAGTCGGTCGTGGCCGAGGTCGACGGGATTCGCGACCTCCGGATTCGCCTGCTCTCCCAGATAGGCCGCCCCATCGACCAACCGCACGTCGCCGACGCCGAAATCGTCACCGAGGAGGACGTCGCCCTCTCGGACATCGAGAGCGACGTGGTGGACATCGTGGACCGCGAACTCGCCGACGTGACCTCCATCACCGAGCGCGTCATCGACGGCGAACTCACGACGTTCTGA
- a CDS encoding amino acid permease — protein sequence MAKELERDLGLYATVTISMGAMIGSGIFVLPGLATKIAGPAAILAYLLAGLVVLPAALAKAEMATAMPEAGGTYLYIDRAMGPLPGTIAGVGAWFSLTFKSAFALVGLGAYLLLFVPVPPGAVTVVGLALAVVLLVVNVAGVKQTGRLQAAIVTLVLAALVVFIADGITYVDRSQYHPFFEHGGGGLLAATGFVFVSYAGVTKIASVAEEVEDPGRNIPISILVSVAVMMLVYTFVLFVVVGVVPHEGLKTTLTPMAVAAEEFLGGWGRTAIGVVAVLALTSMANAGVLSSARFPLAMSRDDLAPPRLGRVHGGFKTPVYSIAFTGVVLLALIAFVPVLELAKLASAFKILVFSLVNVALMAFRESDLESYDPEFVAPGYPWVQLFGLVAGLVLVTQMGALPLAGAVGLLVTGTGWYYVYGRERTEREGAALDAIRRTTGDYSLDTARAMLATGGGGGVLVGVDPETEASTYRTLVGVAQAVVTRRGGRIDVVRFESVPEQVTLSAAATTDDGSEAELASHVGRLDAPVETETVVTHDAEHAVANYVRDREMNLLVGEWRPEVLGAEFVGHDADWFLEHVGADVVFVRDRGFDSIDEVTVIADRGPYDPLEVLVADAVAHARDARLRFVYAADEDARDEQLAPILTYHEDLTELCTAPAEFELLRDSDREAVLLSATAGTDLAVAGVSAQNPLYDAVFGTLPETLADELDCTVLLVHSHQPRRHTFLRYLLERLAF from the coding sequence GTGGCGAAGGAACTCGAACGCGACCTCGGCCTGTACGCCACCGTCACCATCAGCATGGGGGCGATGATAGGGAGCGGCATCTTCGTTCTGCCGGGCCTAGCGACCAAGATAGCCGGTCCCGCCGCGATACTGGCGTACCTGCTCGCGGGTCTGGTCGTCCTCCCCGCCGCGCTGGCGAAGGCCGAGATGGCGACTGCGATGCCCGAGGCGGGCGGCACGTACCTCTACATCGACCGGGCGATGGGACCGCTTCCCGGGACCATCGCGGGCGTCGGCGCGTGGTTCTCGCTCACGTTCAAGAGCGCGTTCGCGCTCGTCGGACTCGGAGCGTACCTCCTGCTGTTCGTTCCCGTCCCGCCCGGAGCCGTGACGGTCGTGGGTCTCGCGCTCGCGGTGGTGCTTCTCGTCGTGAACGTCGCGGGCGTCAAGCAGACCGGGCGGCTTCAGGCCGCCATCGTGACGCTCGTCTTGGCGGCGCTGGTGGTCTTCATCGCCGACGGTATCACCTACGTGGACCGGAGTCAGTACCACCCCTTCTTCGAACACGGCGGCGGCGGCCTGCTCGCGGCGACCGGGTTCGTCTTCGTCTCGTACGCGGGCGTCACCAAGATAGCGAGCGTGGCCGAGGAGGTCGAGGACCCCGGCCGGAACATCCCCATCAGCATCCTCGTGTCCGTCGCCGTGATGATGCTGGTCTACACGTTCGTCCTGTTCGTGGTCGTCGGCGTCGTCCCCCACGAGGGACTGAAGACGACGCTGACGCCGATGGCGGTCGCGGCCGAGGAGTTCCTCGGCGGGTGGGGCAGGACTGCCATCGGCGTCGTCGCGGTTCTCGCGCTGACGAGCATGGCGAACGCGGGCGTGCTCTCGTCCGCCAGATTCCCGCTCGCGATGAGCAGGGACGACCTCGCACCGCCCCGACTCGGTCGAGTCCACGGGGGGTTCAAGACGCCGGTCTACTCCATCGCGTTCACCGGCGTCGTGTTGCTCGCGCTCATCGCGTTCGTCCCGGTCCTCGAACTCGCCAAACTCGCAAGCGCGTTCAAGATACTCGTCTTCTCGCTGGTGAACGTGGCGCTGATGGCCTTCCGGGAGAGCGACCTCGAATCCTACGACCCGGAGTTCGTCGCACCCGGCTACCCGTGGGTCCAACTGTTCGGTCTGGTCGCCGGACTCGTACTCGTCACCCAGATGGGGGCGCTCCCGCTCGCGGGTGCGGTCGGTCTGCTCGTCACCGGAACCGGTTGGTACTACGTCTACGGCCGCGAGCGAACCGAGCGCGAGGGCGCGGCGCTCGACGCCATCCGGCGAACCACCGGCGACTACTCGCTCGACACCGCCCGCGCCATGCTGGCCACCGGCGGCGGAGGCGGCGTCCTCGTCGGCGTAGACCCGGAGACGGAGGCGAGTACCTACCGGACGCTGGTCGGCGTCGCGCAGGCGGTCGTCACCCGTCGGGGCGGTCGAATCGACGTGGTCCGGTTCGAGTCGGTCCCCGAGCAGGTGACGCTGTCGGCCGCCGCGACGACCGACGACGGGAGCGAGGCCGAGTTAGCGTCGCACGTCGGCCGACTCGACGCCCCGGTCGAAACCGAGACGGTCGTCACCCACGACGCCGAACACGCGGTCGCCAACTACGTCCGGGACCGGGAGATGAACCTGCTCGTCGGCGAGTGGCGGCCCGAGGTTCTGGGTGCGGAGTTCGTCGGTCACGATGCCGACTGGTTCCTCGAACACGTCGGCGCGGACGTGGTCTTCGTCAGGGACCGCGGGTTCGACTCCATCGATGAGGTCACGGTCATCGCCGACCGCGGCCCGTACGACCCGCTCGAAGTCCTCGTCGCGGACGCCGTCGCGCACGCTCGCGACGCGAGGCTTCGGTTCGTCTACGCCGCCGACGAGGACGCCAGAGACGAGCAACTCGCGCCGATTCTGACCTATCACGAGGACCTGACCGAACTTTGCACCGCGCCCGCCGAGTTCGAACTCCTCCGCGACTCGGACCGAGAGGCGGTCCTGCTCTCGGCGACGGCGGGGACGGACCTCGCGGTGGCGGGCGTCTCCGCACAGAACCCGCTGTACGACGCGGTGTTCGGAACACTCCCCGAGACGTTGGCCGACGAACTCGACTGCACCGTCCTGCTGGTCCACTCGCATCAACCGCGGCGTCACACGTTCCTCCGGTACCTGCTCGAACGACTCGCCTTCTGA